GAGAACTCGGGATCGAGGAAGGAGGAGAAGGCGCGGCGCTTGCCCGAGCTCGGAGAGGGGAGCGGGTAGGGGGCTACGGTCCCTTGAAGCCGGTGTGCTGACGCGTGGGTGGCTACATAagggaggacgtggaggaggaggCCGATGGTGTGCGGCCACAAGCGGGAAGCGAGACTGCGAGAGCGAGCAACTCGGGCGTGAGTCGTGGTCACGAGCGCGGATCTGAGAGCGAGAGGGAGTGCAGCGGGGGGTGGGAGGGGGAAATGAGTAGGACTTCGGGTTAGGGATAGAGTGGGCTCTTAGCAGGCCGTGGGGAACTAGAGATCACCCCGCCGTCACCGGGCCTATCTTTAAATgttgtgccgtgccgtgccgtgccgtgccgttcGGTGTGCTTGAGTGGCAGCCCAGGCATGGCCCTATACACCGGACCGTGCCAGCAGGCCCACAGGGCACCGTGCCGTGtcgtgcttgggccgggccaaaaatCGTGCTTCGGGCCAGGCCACCGGGCTGCAGGCTACGTGGAAAAAAAAAAGTCCGTAGCGGGCaggtcgcaaaaaaaaaaagtccgTAGCAGGGAGGTCCAATCTGAGCCCGACTCCGAGTCCAAACCCGGCCCAACCAAATAAAGGCCAAGGAGAAGCATGGAATTCCAAGAAGCATCAACCCAACGCCCAAGCAAAGTTTTTCGTCCCTCCCCACCGCCGCGACCGAGAGCTCCAGCCTCCAGAGGACGCCGCCGCTACAGGCTACAGCCTGCCTCCTCCGCCCATGGATCCGAAGATGACAGAGGTGACCCAGATGTTCGCCCGCTTCAAGGCGGCCTACGCCCGCCACGACCTCGACGCCTGCGTCACATTCCTCTCGCAGCTCAAGGTGCGGTAGCCGGCCTCGCTGGATCTGTCTCGCCCGCCGTTCACTTCCCGATGTTTCAGTTTCTCCGGGGGATTTCGCGGCTATTGTTTATGGGGTTTGGGGGTGGGGTTTCAGGCTGACGGCATGACAGATGCAATTTTTACCTGTGGCTAGATGGTTACGAGGGATACCTCTTATTTTTGAAAAACAATTGCGGCTTAGCCTGATCCGGAGACGCCGGCGCGGTAGGTTTCGCCGTGTTTGGGCCGCTTTTGATTTAGTTTCTAGGGTTTGTTTCATGGATGTTATCCGTGCCGTAGTAGTTTGCACCCCGAAGCGGTTTTACAGGGAGAAAGGACAGAGTTTAGCAGGTTTTCGTAAAATTGTCCTGCCCCCTGGTGCCTCCTTTAATTAGATCCTAGTGTGTACAGATCTGCCCTGTAGCAACTTCAGGTTTAGTTATATTTGTAGCAGAAAACTCGATTTTTGCTGGTCAATTGAGTTGCCAATTTGGTTTTTGTGGGAGAAACTTGCGAGAATTCAATGAATTACATTTGGGTTTTCCTGTTATTTACATGTGAAACACCTTATTTTTGCAGGTCCATCTCACCAAATTCCCCAGCCTTCCGCCCTCGTTTCAGCAGACACCGAACGCTGTGGAGGAGCTCAAACTTGCAAGTAAGATGGCCTTGGGACTCATGTTTTTGTATTAGGCGATGCCATAACGATCCCCTAAGTGCTCTAGTATATGCAAGATTGCATTCTTGATTATTTACATTGCTAATTCATGGATAGTGTTGAGCACCATAATGGATATCACATTTGTTGCATAAGTTTTGATGCATATGTGTGCATGCTATGTTTTCTTCCTTTTTACTAATAAGCTATTTAGTAATTTAGTAGTAGAAAAGATCCAGAGGCCCATAAACTGTTATGCAGTTTTTCTAGTTATCCTTCAACAGAGCAAGTTTTAAACTAACACAAAATATTTCAGGGGACATTTATGAGCATGCTGTGGTTTTGAGTGTGAAACTTGAGGACCAAGATGCATTTGAACGCGATTTCTGCCAGCTCAAGCCTTATTACATGGATACATGGTTAGTTTCTTGTCACCCAATTTGTCGATTTTATTTGCCTTTATTTCCTTGGTTTCTAATTTCTTTAGACTGAATTCATGTGATGCTTTGAGTAATAAAAGTTTAAAGCTCGTTGTGAAAGGcatatttttcttatacacaagcAATATTAAAATTTGATGTGCCTGCGTTTGTAAATTGAGATACGAAACTAGTGGAACCAAAGGACTTATTTGAGTTGTTTAACTAGTCTAAGTCTAAGTGACAAGTAAACCTGACACTATCGGTTGAATCCATCAGATTATCAAGTAGTTTTAACAAGTATTAACTAGAAAACAAAGCGCGGCTTTGCCGCGCCTCTGTAGAATGCCGGCTATTGTGAAGCTGCATTTTTTGTGAGGTTCAAAAAGGAACTAAATGTTAGTAAAGACTAAAATATTTAAGGAGGATATTCTGAGCAAGGAAATGTAAAAAAttatgagaaattgcattttGGCCTTTATTTTCTTTCATTCGAATGGATATATGTCCATCTCATGATGGCTATGTGAACATTAGTTAGTATTATTTATGTCATGATGGTTCTTGATACCAAATATAAAACTATGTTCAcagatacaacaacaacaacaacaacaacaacatagcctttcagtcctaagcaagttggggtaggctagagttgaaacccaccaagagccccaagtcacggtttaggcacttcaatagctgctttcttagtactcctattcaaacatagatctctaggtatatcctaagctttcaaatttctttttattgcctccccccatgtcaatttcggtcttcctctacctctccacatattattagcttggcttaggactccacaatgcactggtgcctctggagttctcctttggacatggccaaaccacctcaaccgatgttggataagcttttcttcaattggtgctacctctaggcgatcacgtatatcatcgttccaaactcggtccattcttgtgtgaccgcaaatccatcgcaacatacgcatttctacaACACTctgttgttgaacatgtcgaatctttgtaggccaacattctgctccatacaacatagctggTCTAATCGCTGTTCTATAGAACTtatcttttagcttttgtggtaccctcttgtcacagagaatgccagaagtttGTTGCCACTTGattcaccctgctttgattctatggctaacgtctgcatcaatatctccatccctctgtagcatcgatcccagataccgaaagatattcttcttaggcactacttgaccttccaaactcacatctccctcctcctgtacaactccgccaaagtcgcatctcatgtattcggttttagttctgctcaatctaaaacccttagactcaagggtctgccgccataactctagtttcctatttactcccacctggctttcgtccactaacactacatcaaaATAATTGTCTCAGTCCTTGTCACAGATAGCCGTGTTAACTAATGCTTCTGGCAGCCACGCACGTCCATGTTCATTTCCCTTAGCCATAGCTCCTTCTGCCCCCTACATGCAAAGCGCAAGTATCTTTGTGATGCGCAGAATGTAATAAATACAGAAGAGGAAGAATCAAAAGAAGAGGGGGGAAAGGCGTTCCCATCTCTTAGTGGTATGATAGTAGAAGAGAATCAAGGCATCGATATCAAACAAATTATCTATTAGTTATGCCACAAACTTCGTAACTAAGTACATGGTTGTCAATACTTGAGGCCAACATTGCTGACTTAGACTCTGTCTAATATAGAAATCCTAAGATCAGAATGCAAGCCTAGTCATAGAACTTGGGACAAAGCTATAAATTATGTGTAATAAGAATTTTTTATCAATTTCAACCTGAAACGTCTGTTAAGATTGACTAAGTGGAAGTATGTTTATCAATCCATACTGTGTCAGAGTTAGTAGGTATGCAAATAAAGGCACCTAGCAATTGGTTATGACTTATGAAATGATGTCATCTTTGTCCTGTCTGGAGAGAACTTTACATTTGGGAGAAACAGAGACTAACTATTTGAATGATATTTTGACAATGTAACTAGTGGAACTGAAGGACTTAGTTGTTTAACTATAACTAGTCTAAGTGACAAGTAAACCTGACGTTTCGGTCGGATCCATCAGATTATCATGTAGTTTTAAGTATTAATTCAGTCAGCGTTTATTAGTTTTCATTGCACTGAAGTTGCTAAAATGAGTTCAAATTGGTAATTGTAGGACCCAAAATATATTCATAAGTAACTATAAATACAATCGAACATTACCTCTTgggtattttttttttcaagagCATGCCAGAATAGTATTATGCTAAACAATGTAAGTTTGATACaaaatgatatttatttatttatgcagTGGCATAATCCCCCCCTCACCAGAGGAGTACCCAATTTTGGGACTCAATCTTCTGAGGCTGTTGGTTCAGAATAGAATTGCCGAGTTCCACACTGAGCTGGAACTTCTACCTGTCAAGGCACTTGAGCATCCTTGCATCAATCATGCGGTAGAGCTTGAGCAATCTTTCATGGAGGGAGCCTACAACAGAGTGTTAAGCGCTCGGCAGGCTGTGCCACATGAGACCTACGTTTACTTCATGGACCTTCTCGCAAAAACAGTTAGGTGAGTGGGCTTCTGTTACTCCTGGTTATTTGATTGTTTGATTTTATCTTAATGGAGATCCAATTGTGTTTTTCTGCTCTCACAGAGATGAGATCGCTGGGTGCAGCGAAAAGGGGTATGATTCCCTATCTGTAAGTGATGCAAAGCAAATGCTTATGTTCACTTCTGACCAAGATCTGCACGAGTACATCACAGAGGTAGTGTTAGTCTTTAAATGTCCCCCCTCCTTTTTCTGAGTGTATTTCTTTGTGAATTCATATGATCACTGTAAAGTCTAATCTTGTGAACATCATTAACAGGAGCACCCGGAATGGGAGATTAAGAACGGTGCCGTTTTCTtccagaaggcgaaggagtcgcAGCCCTGCAAGGAGATCCCATCCTTGCAGCTCATCAACCAGACGCTCAGCTACGCGAGGGAGCTGGAGCGTATTGTATGATTTAATTTCACAGTAATCCCTGGTGGATTTTTATTTCTGTGGTCACATGATATGGCCTGCACTGCCCTTTACGTATGTGTATGTTTGaagtgttttaaatgtttcagaggtccgttgtaagtgtttcatgtggatgttgtaAAATTAAATCGGGATgatgcatatgttgtaatggttgtacacgtagttgcaaacgtatgttctaaatgtttcatccattttttcagacgtatgttgcaagtgtgttcatctggatgttgcatatattttacacatatgttgcaagtgttttatctgaatgttgtgt
This DNA window, taken from Miscanthus floridulus cultivar M001 chromosome 13, ASM1932011v1, whole genome shotgun sequence, encodes the following:
- the LOC136501710 gene encoding 26S proteasome non-ATPase regulatory subunit 8 homolog A-like, translated to MDPKMTEVTQMFARFKAAYARHDLDACVTFLSQLKVHLTKFPSLPPSFQQTPNAVEELKLARDIYEHAVVLSVKLEDQDAFERDFCQLKPYYMDTCGIIPPSPEEYPILGLNLLRLLVQNRIAEFHTELELLPVKALEHPCINHAVELEQSFMEGAYNRVLSARQAVPHETYVYFMDLLAKTVRDEIAGCSEKGYDSLSVSDAKQMLMFTSDQDLHEYITEEHPEWEIKNGAVFFQKAKESQPCKEIPSLQLINQTLSYARELERIV